A window of Solea senegalensis isolate Sse05_10M linkage group LG20, IFAPA_SoseM_1, whole genome shotgun sequence contains these coding sequences:
- the cers2a gene encoding ceramide synthase 2a, translating into MSQLREMIWADWIWFPEGHGWADLTDHDGKVFPKMQDLWATFPIALCFLVIRPIFERIVASPLASLLGVSDKPRICAPSNPTLETYYCSTSKHPTQSSMESLSKQTDCSVRQIQRWFRRRRNQDRPNKLKKFQEASWRFTFYLLAFFAGLAVLIDKPWFYDVKQVWEDFPKMPLLPSQYWYYVIELGFYISLLVSVASDIKRKDFKEQIVHHVATILLISFSWLVNYIRAGTLIMLVHDASDYLMESAKMFNYAGWRKTCNFIFTAFAAMFIVTRLIILPFWIIHTTLVYPLTLYTLFPGFYFFNGLMVVLQILHIFWAALILRMVVKFLPGNDIVEDERSDKEETESEDEEHDPEQRGKSKNGHMQNGHTPLNNNHRKRH; encoded by the exons ATGTCTCAGTTGAGAGAGATGATATGGGCAGACTGGATCTGGTTTCCTGAAGGCCATGGCTGGGCTGACCTGACGGACCATGATGGCAAAGTCTTCCCCAAAATGCAGGACCTCTGGGCGACTTTCCCCATCGCTCTCTGCTTCCTGGTCATCAGACCAATATTTGAAAG AATAGTAGCGAGTCCTCTAGCATCTTTGCTGGGAGTGAGTGACAAACCGCGTATTTGTGCTCCTTCAAATCCCACCCTGGAAACCTATTACTGCAGCACATCAAAGCATCCCACACAG AGCTCCATGGAGAGTTTAAGTAAACAGACGGACTGTTCAGTACGGCAGATTCAGAGGTGGTTCAGGCGGCGGAGAAACCAGGACCGGCCCAACAAGCTAAAAAAATTCCAGGAAGCAAG TTGGAGGTTTACTTTTTACCTTCTCGCTTTCTTTGCTGGCCTGGCAGTTCTTATCGAT AAACCTTGGTTCTACGATGTGAAGCAAGTATGGGAAGACTTCCCGAAAATG CCACTGTTGCCTTCTCAGTACTGGTACTACGTGATCGAACTAGGCTTCTACATCTCGCTGCTTGTCAGCGTAGCATCAGATATCAAGCGTAAG GATTTCAAAGAGCAGATAGTTCACCATGTAGCCACTATCCTTCTTATCAGTTTCTCTTGGCTGGTCAACTACATCCGTGCAGGGACTTTGATCATGTTGGTGCATGATGCCTCTGACTATCTAATGGAG TCCGCCAAAATGTTCAACTACGCAGGTTGGAGGAAAACCTGCAACTTCATCTTCACGGCATTTGCTGCCATGTTCATCGTCACCCGCCTCATCATCCTCCCCTTCTG GATCATACATACAACATTGGTGTACCCACTGACCCTCTACACCCTCTTCCCTGGCTTCTACTTCTTCAACGGGCTGATGGTTGTGCTGCAGATTCTGCACATCTTCTGGGCAGCGCTCATCTTGCGGATGGTCGTCAAATTCCTGCCAGGAAAT GACATTGTTGAGGATGAGCGGAGTGATAAAGAGGAAACAGAGTCGGAAGATGAAGAGCACGATCCTGAGCAGAGGGGGAAATCTAAAAATGGCCACATGCAGAACGGCCACACCCCTCTCAACAACAACCACAGGAAGAGGCACTGA
- the celf3a gene encoding CUGBP Elav-like family member 3 isoform X5 — MNRPIQVKPADSESRGEDRKLFVGMLGKQQTDTDVRKMFEPFGSIEECTVLRGPDGTSKGCAFVKFHSNAEAQAAINTLHGSRTLPGASSSLVVKFADTEKERGLRRMQQVASQLGVISPMTLHLGAYNAYTQALMQQQALVAQSAYLSPVATVAAVQMQQLAALNPSSIIATPIASITPSSVYGIGTSTPPSIAATPVPALPPPIAVNSYPSVPAPPNGQSATEALYTNGIHAYQTQSPVLDPLQQAYTGMQHYTAAYPAAYSLVGQPFPHQPTLVAQQPQQPQQLQQREGPEGCNIFIYHLPQEFTDSEILQMFLPFGNVISAKVFVDRATNQSKCFGFVSFDNPSSAQTAIQAMNGFQIGMKRLKVQLKRPKDANRPY; from the exons ATGAACCGTCCGATCCAAGTGAAGCCAGCTGACAGTGAGAGCAGAGGGG AAGACAGGAAGCTGTTTGTGGGCATGCTGGGAAAACAGCAGACGGACACCGATGTGAGAAAGATGTTCGAGCCGTTCGGCAGCATAGAGGAGTGCACGGTGCTCCGCGGGCCTGACGGCACCAGCAAAG GGTGTGCATTCGTAAAGTTCCACAGCAATGCAGAGGCTCAGGCGGCCATCAACACTCTGCATGGGAGTCGTACTTTACCT GGCGCCTCATCCAGTCTGGTGGTAAAGTTTGCAGATACGGAGAAGGAGCGAGGGCTCAGGCGGATGCAGCAGGTGGCCTCTCAGCTGGGCGTCATCAGTCCCATGACCCTGCACCTCGGGGCATACAATGCCTACACACAGGCt ctgatgcagcagcaggCCCTGGTGGCACAGTCGGCCTACCTCTCTCCTGTTGCCACGGTGGCGGCGGTTCAGATGCAGCAGCTCGCTGCCCTCAACCCCAGCAGCATCATTGCCACGCCGATTGCATCCATCACCCCCTCCTCAG TGTACGGAATAG GTACCAGCACTCCACCCTCCATCGCAGCCACGCCTGTTCCCGCTCTGCCTCCGCCCATTGCGGTGAACAGCTACCCCTCTGTGCCAGCTCCACCCAACGGCCAATCAGCAACCGAAGCTCTCTACACTAACGGAATTCATGCCTACCAAA CTCAGAGTCCTGTCCTGGATCCTCTACAACAGGCCTACACAGGCATGCAGCACTACACAG CCGCCTACCCGGCTGCCTACAGCCTGGTGGGACAGCCGTTCCCCCACCAGCCCACGCTGGTGGctcagcagccgcagcagccgcAGCAACTGCAGCAGCGGGAAG GGCCTGAAGGCTGTAACATCTTCATCTACCACCTGCCGCAGGAGTTCACTGACTCTGAGATACTGCAGATGTTCCTGCCCTTTGGAAACGTCATCTCTGCAAAGGTGTTTGTTGACCGCGCCACCAACCAGAGCAAATGCTTTG GTTTTGTGAGCTTTGACAACCCGTCCAGTGCCCAGACTGCAATCCAGGCCATGAACGGCTTCCAGATTGGCATGAAGAGACTGAAGGTGCAGCTGAAAAGGCCCAAGGATGCCAACAGGCCTTACTGA
- the celf3a gene encoding CUGBP Elav-like family member 3 isoform X4 codes for MKHSRLKMNRPIQVKPADSESRGEDRKLFVGMLGKQQTDTDVRKMFEPFGSIEECTVLRGPDGTSKGCAFVKFHSNAEAQAAINTLHGSRTLPGASSSLVVKFADTEKERGLRRMQQVASQLGVISPMTLHLGAYNAYTQALMQQQALVAQSAYLSPVATVAAVQMQQLAALNPSSIIATPIASITPSSVYGIGTSTPPSIAATPVPALPPPIAVNSYPSVPAPPNGQSATEALYTNGIHAYQTQSPVLDPLQQAYTGMQHYTAAYPAAYSLVGQPFPHQPTLVAQQPQQPQQLQQREGPEGCNIFIYHLPQEFTDSEILQMFLPFGNVISAKVFVDRATNQSKCFGFVSFDNPSSAQTAIQAMNGFQIGMKRLKVQLKRPKDANRPY; via the exons ATGAAGCACAGCAGACTGAAG ATGAACCGTCCGATCCAAGTGAAGCCAGCTGACAGTGAGAGCAGAGGGG AAGACAGGAAGCTGTTTGTGGGCATGCTGGGAAAACAGCAGACGGACACCGATGTGAGAAAGATGTTCGAGCCGTTCGGCAGCATAGAGGAGTGCACGGTGCTCCGCGGGCCTGACGGCACCAGCAAAG GGTGTGCATTCGTAAAGTTCCACAGCAATGCAGAGGCTCAGGCGGCCATCAACACTCTGCATGGGAGTCGTACTTTACCT GGCGCCTCATCCAGTCTGGTGGTAAAGTTTGCAGATACGGAGAAGGAGCGAGGGCTCAGGCGGATGCAGCAGGTGGCCTCTCAGCTGGGCGTCATCAGTCCCATGACCCTGCACCTCGGGGCATACAATGCCTACACACAGGCt ctgatgcagcagcaggCCCTGGTGGCACAGTCGGCCTACCTCTCTCCTGTTGCCACGGTGGCGGCGGTTCAGATGCAGCAGCTCGCTGCCCTCAACCCCAGCAGCATCATTGCCACGCCGATTGCATCCATCACCCCCTCCTCAG TGTACGGAATAG GTACCAGCACTCCACCCTCCATCGCAGCCACGCCTGTTCCCGCTCTGCCTCCGCCCATTGCGGTGAACAGCTACCCCTCTGTGCCAGCTCCACCCAACGGCCAATCAGCAACCGAAGCTCTCTACACTAACGGAATTCATGCCTACCAAA CTCAGAGTCCTGTCCTGGATCCTCTACAACAGGCCTACACAGGCATGCAGCACTACACAG CCGCCTACCCGGCTGCCTACAGCCTGGTGGGACAGCCGTTCCCCCACCAGCCCACGCTGGTGGctcagcagccgcagcagccgcAGCAACTGCAGCAGCGGGAAG GGCCTGAAGGCTGTAACATCTTCATCTACCACCTGCCGCAGGAGTTCACTGACTCTGAGATACTGCAGATGTTCCTGCCCTTTGGAAACGTCATCTCTGCAAAGGTGTTTGTTGACCGCGCCACCAACCAGAGCAAATGCTTTG GTTTTGTGAGCTTTGACAACCCGTCCAGTGCCCAGACTGCAATCCAGGCCATGAACGGCTTCCAGATTGGCATGAAGAGACTGAAGGTGCAGCTGAAAAGGCCCAAGGATGCCAACAGGCCTTACTGA